GTTCGCAGGCGAGGTCGAGGATGGAGGCTTCGCGAGAAATGCCCACGCCGTAGAGAATGTCGAATTCGCACTGGGTAAACGGAGCGGCGACCTTGTTCTTCACGATCTTTACGCGGGTGCGGTTACCGATGACTTCTTCGCCATTTTTGATGGCGGCGATGCGGCGGATGTCGATACGCTGTGTGGCGTAGAACTTGAGGGCGTTACCGCCGGTGGTCGTTTCCGGGTTGCCGAACATCACGCCAATCTTCATACGGAGCTGGTTGATGAAGAGCATGCAGGTGTTCGACTTGGAGAGAATACCGGTAAGCTTGCGGAGAGCCTGGGACATGAGGCGAGCCTGGAGGCCCACGTGGTTGTCGCCCATTTCGCCGTTGATTTCGGCCTGTGGCACGAGGGCTGCCACAGAGTCCACGACGATGATGTCGATGGCTCCAGAACGCACGAGCGTTTCGGCGATGTCCAAAGCCTGTTCACCGGTGTCCGGCTGGGACACGAGGAGCGATTCGATATCGACGCCGAGCTTGCGGGCGTAGACCGCGTCAAAGGCGTGTTCGGCATCGATGAATGCCGCTACGCCGCCGAGTTTCTGGGCTTCGGCAATGGCGTGGAGTGCAAGCGTTGTCTTACCGGAAGATTCCGGTCCGTAAATTTCGATGATGCGTCCGCGGGGGAATCCGCCTACGCCAAGAGCCATGTCGAGCTGGATGCAGCCCGTCGGAATGACAGGGATGTCTTCGACCGGCTGTTGGCCGAGTGCCATGATGGAACCTTTACCATAATTCTTTTCAATCTGGGCGATTGCGGCTTCGACTGCTTTTGCTTTTTCGCTGGAAAGGTTGCTAGTGGGTGTTGTTGTTTTCTTAGCCATTATAGACTCCGTTTTATCTTTGTTTTTTGTTAATATACTAATTAGTGAACTTTTGTGCAAGTGCTTTTTTGGCTATTCAGCAAAAAAAGAAGCTTGCTCATTATCTTATACACGCTTTTTTCACGGATTTGGCCTCGATTTCCTGCAAAAATTTCGCAAAAAGCTTCATTTTGCAAACTATTGGCGACACACATCCATACTGTACCGACAGGTTTTCCTGGTTCTGCACCGGTTGGGCCTGCTATTCCCGACGTAGCGACCGCCCATTCGCAGTGGAATTTCTGGCGGGCGCCTTCGGCCATGGCTTTTACGGTCTGTTCGCTGACAGCGCCGTATTTTTCGAGGATTTCATCGCTGACGCCAAGCATTTCGTGCTTGACTTCGTTCTGGTAAGCGACGATTCCCCCCTTCAAAATCGCAGAAGAACCCGCTTCGTTGACGATGCTCGATGCGATAAGCCCGCCCGTGCAGGATTCCGCTGTTGCCATCATCTCGCCGCGATTGATCAGTTCTTCCTTGATCTTCATGGCCAGTTCGTGAATTTCGTGTTCGATATTGATTGGTTCGTTCATCATTACACCCATAAGTTAAAAACATTAAATGTCAAAAACAGACAATTTGATGAATTTCTTAAAAAATGTTATTCCTGCATTTCGCTTTGTCATTCCCGCCTCCGAGCGGGAATCTCCATTTGCCGCAAAAATTAAATAAATTCAAGCTCTCGCGGCTCTTGGCTTTGACGTCGCTCGTACAAACTTTTTCTATATTCGCCCTCAATGACTCTGAAATCCTTCATTACGGCTCTTTTGGTGCTGTGCGTGGCAATTTTCGCACAGACTGGAGCGCCTGTAGCTCCCGCCGACTCGGCTTACGTGTCTCACGCGGATGCCGACGAAGATTCCGATGACGAAGACGTCCCGGAACCGCCTGCTGACGTGGATTTTGAAGTCGCTACAACGCCGCTTGTGAAGGGCAAAACAGGGATTTTGGCAATTGATACGCTCCCTGTGAACGAATGGGACATCCCGACAAAGCGCAATTCCCTCAAGTACGCCATGCTATTTAGCCTCCTCCCGGGGGGTGGCCAGTATTACACGGAACACTATGTCCGTGGCGGATTCTTGACAGGCATCGAAGGCTTGCTGATTTACGATGTCTTTTTTAACAGGTCTTACCAGCGTGATAGGCTTTTGGATCGTGCTCGCCCTTTCCAGGATTCTGTCCTGTATTTCACGACGAAGGTGCTAGAAGCCAATAAAAACAAGGCTTCCCGCGATAGTATTGCAGTGTATCACGCCAAACGTCTTGAATTCCTAGAACGCGTGCGTGCCCAAAGCGATAAAAAAATGGAGCAAGAAGACGTACGTAAGGCCGAGCTGGCTTGGCTCATCGGTGTGCATCTTTACGGCATGTTCGATACTTTTGGCATCTGGTACAACAATAACTACCGGAGCACGGAATATCGCGACATGAAGACCGCTGTCCTTTGGGGACTTTTGCCGGGTGGCGGACAGATTTTCAACCGTGATTTTGGCAAGGCGGGCCTTGTCTATATGGGCATTCTCGGCGCAATCGCAAGTGTTTCTACATCGCAGAATATGGTCAATTATTACCTTGACCGTAAACACTTGGTCGAAAAAGAAAATCCCAAGTCCGAAGAGTACGATCGAATTACAGAACGTATAACGTATTACCGCAAAAACCGTAACACTTATATTTGGGGCGGAGTCTTAATTTACTTGTACTCCATTGCCGATGCCGCGGTAGATGCGCTCCTAAGCGATTTCGACAATCCCTTGCACATGGCCGTCCTCCCGAATTTTAACGGTGGCGCCCAAGCTGTCATGTCGCTTGATTTTTAACGACGCCTCGCGTCATCCTGACGCTGAAAGCGGAAGGATCCAGTTAAATCTTGTCTATGCCTTTTCCATCTTCAGCGCAGGCATTGGTATGCCGTCGTGAATCTTCGTAAACGTTCCGTGGTACATTCCTTCGGCGTTACGAGTAAATTCAAAGCGCGTCACCATGGCGTAGGTAAACATCCCTTCGACGAAGACTTCGTCCGGCAGTCCGCAGCGGGAATGCTGTAGTGCGGCGATTACGCCTGCGTGCGTGATGCACAGGAATTCGCCGTCATCGGGGAGCTTGTCCAAAAAATCACCTGCACGTTTGTCTATATCGTAAAAGTTCTCGCCTTCTGGGAAGCGGAATCCGCGAAGGTTGCTTGTCCAGGCGTGCATCTCGGAACGGGGTACTTCCGTCAGCTTTTGGCCTTCCCATGTCCCGAAGTTGAGTTCGATAATCGCAGGCTCTTTTTCGACGGGCAAGTCGAGCATTTTAGAGGCCTTGTCTGCGAACTTGGTGCAGCGGATGAGCGGACTTGAGAACAAACGAGTCGGCTTTGCTCCTGATTCTACGAGCGCCTTGAGCGCCTTGTCGGATTCATCTTCAAAAGTGGGGGAGACGTCAAAGTCTAGCCTTCCGTAGCAAACGTCTTTCGGATTGTAAGGCTTGGTATGTCGAATCGTCCAAAGAATCATAGAGGTAATCGCTTATTAAATAAAAAACGCCCTTGGCGGGCGCAATATAAAAAATCCTAGGCTACCTGAGCACATAAAGATCCGCAAGTCCGTTGCTGCTTTCGCCCTGGCGAGTTGCCCGCAAATAATCATTGCGCAGGGCCTAGGACTCTGAAATATAGAATCAAAATACTTTTTTTTCAAGGTGCTTTACGCTTTGTGTGGAACAAATTATCCCATATAATACAGAGAGTGTGTGATATGTCTTGTAAAGTGGTCTAAATTACCCCATTTTTTGTACTTTTCTGCGTAACTAATGTTTTACTGTTAAAAATTTGTTACTATATTCAGTATTAGGTGTTTGAGGTCATAAAAAACTGGATTTTTCTCGTTCGGGGTTTGTTATGAAAAAAGGAAATCTGTATTTGAGAACAATTTTGAGCACACTGGCGGCCGCACTAGGGCTGGCAGTCCCTGCTATGGCAGACGATGAAGATTTGCCCGAAGTTGAACGCGACACAGTATTGCTGAGTCCTCTTCATTTTGAAAAGGATGGTGCCGCCGTTACCGATGAAACCCAAAACCAGTACCTCTGGAACGAGCTCATGAAGTACAAACTCTGGGGCACCGATTCTGTTATCTTCAATAAAGGTCTGTTTAGAATTGCAGAGCCGAGTGGCTATACTGGAACGGCCAAAGGTAAAGTCTATTTCCGCAATGGATACCACACGCTTGGTGGCCCGATTGTTTCTGGTAACGATATTGAAATCAGTTATCCAGGTATGGGTGCCGATTTCGACTCCCTACTGGTCGGACCGGTCCGTGCAGGCTGGCTTGTACTTCCTGGCTGGTATAATGCTGGTGGTGTGAAGTATGAAGGAACTTATTGCTTTGAAGGACAAGTCTTCTTTGATTCTCCAGACCGTTTTGCGAACACAAATGGTGATGCTGTCACTGTAATAAGACGCTTTATTGCAAATGTTCATAAAAGTGGTGGCAAAATCTATGCAGACTGGGATAAGGACATGGCTGTCCCAGGCATGACAGATGTTGTTGTCCCGGGTTTTTCTGATTTGTTTGTAAATAAGGATGCTAATGGTAATCCTTTAGAGGCTCTTGATGGTCATTTTTCTGATTGCCCAACAGATGTTCCTCAACCAGAAAAGAAACTTTCCGTTCCTGTATTTGATTTGTCGGGAGTTACATGGGATCCCGCTGTTACTTTGACTGAACCTTACGAAGAAACTAAATATATTCAGGTCCCGCCTATTACCGCTGCTGATTTGGCTGAATCGCCGAAACACGTTTGGTTTGATAAGTATGTGGAGAATATCCAGGCTTCTAGCCATACGGGTAAAAAGCTCTATATTTTGATGCCCTCTAACAAGCAGAATGCGAACAAAAAAACAGGCCGCTTGACGCGTGTGTTCTCAAGGGATGGCTTTGATTTTAATAATTCTGCCAATGACTTGAGAATTCAGGTTGTCTATGTCAATGATGATGCAACTTGGAACGAAACAACCCAAAATTGGGATAACTTTGATTTGAGCAAGGCTACGGTTGTCCCGGATTCTAACTATGCGGGTAATCTTTTGTTCTATACGCCGGCTGATGTGAAATGGATGCCTTTCAAGGCGAGTTCTGGAGAAGCTGGCGATGGAGCCCATTTCCAGGGAACCTTTATGACCTCTGGTTCGTTCATGATTTATGACCACTTGAGCATTGCTGGTCAGTTGATTGCTGGCAAGTGGCTTTGGTTTGAATCTGAATTTAATGGTGAATTCCACTACGTTCCGTTCAACTCTCCCGAAATTAAGACAAACGTCTTTGCTGGTGACAAGTTTAAGGAAAAAACGGATAAGTGGTACGACATGGAATTCGCCCTGACGGATACCGCCCACACCGAAGTTTCTTTTGATTACTGCTTTGCGTTCTTCGG
The DNA window shown above is from Fibrobacter sp. UWB2 and carries:
- the recA gene encoding recombinase RecA → MAKKTTTPTSNLSSEKAKAVEAAIAQIEKNYGKGSIMALGQQPVEDIPVIPTGCIQLDMALGVGGFPRGRIIEIYGPESSGKTTLALHAIAEAQKLGGVAAFIDAEHAFDAVYARKLGVDIESLLVSQPDTGEQALDIAETLVRSGAIDIIVVDSVAALVPQAEINGEMGDNHVGLQARLMSQALRKLTGILSKSNTCMLFINQLRMKIGVMFGNPETTTGGNALKFYATQRIDIRRIAAIKNGEEVIGNRTRVKIVKNKVAAPFTQCEFDILYGVGISREASILDLACELDIIQKSGSWFSYNNERIGQGRENTRLFLKDNVDLCNEIEQKIRESMKDVELFKLGENDAVDLGDDGDGEAIQEEA
- a CDS encoding CinA family protein — its product is MMNEPINIEHEIHELAMKIKEELINRGEMMATAESCTGGLIASSIVNEAGSSAILKGGIVAYQNEVKHEMLGVSDEILEKYGAVSEQTVKAMAEGARQKFHCEWAVATSGIAGPTGAEPGKPVGTVWMCVANSLQNEAFCEIFAGNRGQIREKSVYKIMSKLLFLLNSQKSTCTKVH
- a CDS encoding DUF5683 domain-containing protein, translating into MTLKSFITALLVLCVAIFAQTGAPVAPADSAYVSHADADEDSDDEDVPEPPADVDFEVATTPLVKGKTGILAIDTLPVNEWDIPTKRNSLKYAMLFSLLPGGGQYYTEHYVRGGFLTGIEGLLIYDVFFNRSYQRDRLLDRARPFQDSVLYFTTKVLEANKNKASRDSIAVYHAKRLEFLERVRAQSDKKMEQEDVRKAELAWLIGVHLYGMFDTFGIWYNNNYRSTEYRDMKTAVLWGLLPGGGQIFNRDFGKAGLVYMGILGAIASVSTSQNMVNYYLDRKHLVEKENPKSEEYDRITERITYYRKNRNTYIWGGVLIYLYSIADAAVDALLSDFDNPLHMAVLPNFNGGAQAVMSLDF
- a CDS encoding histidine phosphatase family protein, which translates into the protein MILWTIRHTKPYNPKDVCYGRLDFDVSPTFEDESDKALKALVESGAKPTRLFSSPLIRCTKFADKASKMLDLPVEKEPAIIELNFGTWEGQKLTEVPRSEMHAWTSNLRGFRFPEGENFYDIDKRAGDFLDKLPDDGEFLCITHAGVIAALQHSRCGLPDEVFVEGMFTYAMVTRFEFTRNAEGMYHGTFTKIHDGIPMPALKMEKA